The following are from one region of the Sorghum bicolor cultivar BTx623 chromosome 2, Sorghum_bicolor_NCBIv3, whole genome shotgun sequence genome:
- the LOC8070913 gene encoding U3 small nucleolar ribonucleoprotein protein MPP10 encodes MGRQLFPSPCDSVMVMNLDEPLDAAAAEKGEAALRRLSEADPALFLSPSADLAAAARAASQHIYSSLAPLSLAQPLPLPTLLADPAFDAEQIWSQIELLARPLLPRLRRQLRHLKQQPPLQRPPVETPAVAEGEQLEEDGESSESEELNNEEEEELEGTEDEEEMGEEEEEAELDGRGGNGVEDKFLKIDELTEFLEKGEEEEYGGGAKRREKKAAKNWMVESDAEDDDEDEDEDQLDLEDFEDDDEEGEAGGGDIRYKDFFEKGHNKQVKKRDGSTKKVQFKDDEAHESEFDDSENDDGNVEPEQGLSTHEKERLKMRAKIEQMEKASLEPSTWTMQGEVTASKRPKNSALEVDLDFEHNVRPAPVITEEVTASLEEMIKKRITESHFDDVEKPLMLPSKAPKEHKEVDETKSKKGLAELYEDDYAQKAGIAPAPLSISDELKKEANTLFKRICLKLDALSHFHFAPKPVIEDMSVQANVPALAMEEIAPVAVSDAAMLAPEEIFEGKGDVKEEGELTQAERKRRRANKKRRYAASHKERPAKLQKD; translated from the exons ATGGGTCGCCAGCTGTTCCCCTCACCGTGTGATAGTGTGATGGTGATGAACTTGGACGAGCCGCTCGACGCGGCGGCCGCCGAGAAGGGCGAGGCGGCGCTGCGGCGGCTGAGCGAGGCCGACCCGGCGCTCTTCCTCTCCCCCTCAGCAGACCTCGCTGCTGCCGCCCGAGCAGCCTCACAGCACATCTATTCCTCTCTGGCGCCGCTCTCCCTCGCTCAGCCGCTGCCGCTCCCTACCCTCCTAGCGGACCCCGCCTTCGACGCCGAGCAGATTTGGTCCCAGATCGAGCTGCTCGCCCGCCCGCTCCTCCCCCGCCTGCGCCGCCAGCTTCGCCATCTCAAGCAGCAACCCCCCTTGCAACGGCCTCCTGTGGAGACGCCTGCTGTTGCCGAGGGTGAGCAGTTGGAGGAGGATGGAGAAAGTAGCGAAtcagaggagttgaacaatgaggaggaggaggagttggagGGGACAGAGGATGAGGAGGAaatgggcgaggaggaggaagaagcggAGCTGGATGGGAGAGGAGGGAATGGGGTGGAGGATAAGTTCCTGAAGATAGATGAGTTGACGGAGTTCCTGGAGAAGGGTGAGGAAGAGGAGTATGGTGGTGGTGCCAAGCGGAGAGAGAAGAAGGCGGCGAAAAACTGGATGGTTGAGAGTGATGCTGAGGATGACGATGAGGATGAAGACGAGGACCAATTGGAT TTAGAAGATTTtgaggatgatgatgaggagggTGAAGCAGGCGGTGGAGATATTCG GTATAAAGATTTTTTTGAGAAGGGACATAACAAGCAAGTTAAGAAGAGAGATGGTTCCACAAAGAAAGTTCAATTCAAGGATGATGAAGCACATGAATCTGAATTTGATGACAGTGAGAATGATGATGGAAAT GTTGAACCAGAGCAAGGTCTCTCAACTCATGAAAAGGAGCGTCTGAAGATGCGTGCTAAAATAGAGCAAATGGAGAAAGCTAGCCTTGAACCCAGCACATGGACCATGCAGGGAGAG GTTACTGCTTCTAAGAGGCCCAAAAACAGTGCCCTAGAAGTGGACCTTGATTTTGAGCACAATGTAAGACCTGCTCCTGTAATCACGGAGGAAGTGACAGCTTCCCTTGAAGAAATGATAAAGAAAAGAATCACAGAG AGTCATTTTGATGATGTCGAGAAACCTCTTATGTTGCCATCTAAAGCTCCaaaggagcacaaggaagtg GATGAAACTAAGAGCAAGAAGGGTCTTGCTGAACTATATGAG GATGATTATGCGCAAAAGGCAGGCATTGCACCTGCCCCTCTTTCTATTTCAGATGAACTGAAGAAAGAG GCAAATACTTTATTTAAGCGGATATGTTTGAAATTGGATGCGCTATCACATTTCCACTTTGCTCCAAAGCCA GTCATTGAGGATATGTCTGTACAAGCAAATGTGCCTGCTTTAGCCATGGAAGAG ATTGCACCTGTAGCCGTTTCTGATGCGGCAATGCTTGCTCCTGAAGAGATCTTTGAAGGAAAAGGTGATGTTAAGGAAGAGGGGGAACTTACACAGGCTGAGCGCAAGAGAAGAAGAGCTAACAAGAAAAGGAGATACGCAG CATCCCATAAGGAGAGGCCAGCCAAGTTGCAGAAAGATTAA